A window of the Methanoregula sp. genome harbors these coding sequences:
- a CDS encoding PIN domain-containing protein: protein MAGSLMYLLDTNIFLEYILRRSRVEEVKDFFHRADLTTLNISDFSLHTIGVIYLREHKSREFLTFVDEDIIASGIRILRVTTDNFSKITRAADRFHLDFDDAYQYAAAEQYRFSIVSFDKDFDRTEKGRVEPKDLFL, encoded by the coding sequence ATGGCGGGAAGCCTGATGTACCTTCTCGACACCAATATTTTCCTCGAGTACATTCTCCGTCGCTCGCGGGTTGAGGAAGTAAAGGATTTTTTTCACCGGGCCGATCTTACGACTCTGAATATCAGTGATTTCTCCCTGCACACGATTGGCGTAATTTACCTGCGGGAACATAAATCCCGGGAATTCCTTACGTTTGTCGATGAAGATATCATCGCCAGCGGGATTCGTATCCTCCGTGTGACAACCGATAATTTCTCAAAGATCACCAGGGCCGCAGACCGGTTTCACCTGGATTTTGATGATGCGTACCAGTATGCTGCTGCGGAGCAATACAGGTTCTCGATTGTCAGCTTCGACAAGGATTTCGACCGGACAGAAAAAGGAAGAGTGGAGCCAAAGGATCTCTTCCTCTGA
- a CDS encoding PDDEXK nuclease domain-containing protein, translating into MKPSTAIAKPSGEPLLPLVKEIRELVQSARRTASQNVNSLQVITNFEIGRRIVEFEQQGSKRAEYGERIVRELSYRLTEELGRGFSKRNLEYIRRFYLEYRDVTPQIAQTLSAQLPVKTPAKIPISQTDPAQFTPRFTLSWSHYVFLMNIDNRDERRFYEIESGQNQWSLSELKRQFNSGIYERLALSRDKNGVKSLADKGQIIGNPQDVLKDPYVLEFLGIDESTHYSESDLESAIIDKLETFLLELGKGFLFESRQKRFTFDADHFYVDLVFYNRILRCYVLIDLKIGKLTHDNLGQMQMYVNYYNREVKLKDENPTIGMILCKTKNDALVRLTLPEDANIYASQYQLYLPSKEELKQKLIEWSESAGELP; encoded by the coding sequence ATGAAACCCAGTACCGCGATAGCAAAACCATCCGGAGAACCCCTCCTCCCTCTCGTTAAAGAGATCCGGGAGCTGGTACAAAGCGCTCGCAGGACCGCCAGCCAGAACGTCAACAGCCTGCAGGTTATCACCAACTTCGAGATAGGCCGGCGGATTGTGGAGTTTGAACAACAGGGGAGTAAACGTGCGGAATACGGGGAGCGAATAGTACGGGAACTATCATACAGATTAACCGAAGAGCTCGGGCGCGGTTTTTCAAAGAGAAACCTTGAGTATATACGTCGGTTTTATCTCGAATACCGTGACGTAACTCCGCAAATTGCGCAAACACTGTCTGCGCAATTGCCGGTAAAAACACCGGCGAAAATACCAATAAGTCAGACAGACCCTGCCCAATTCACCCCCCGGTTCACCCTCAGCTGGTCCCACTACGTCTTCCTCATGAATATCGACAACCGGGATGAACGCCGGTTTTATGAAATAGAATCCGGCCAAAACCAATGGTCACTTTCCGAGCTCAAACGGCAGTTCAACTCCGGGATCTACGAACGGCTCGCACTCAGCAGGGATAAAAACGGGGTAAAATCTCTCGCTGATAAAGGACAGATTATCGGTAATCCGCAGGACGTGCTCAAAGATCCCTACGTCCTCGAATTTCTCGGGATCGATGAGAGCACGCATTACTCCGAGAGCGATCTCGAATCCGCCATAATCGATAAACTTGAAACTTTCCTGCTGGAACTGGGGAAAGGATTTCTTTTCGAATCCCGGCAGAAGCGGTTCACCTTCGATGCAGATCATTTCTACGTGGACCTCGTCTTCTACAACCGCATACTCCGGTGTTATGTTTTAATCGACCTCAAGATCGGAAAACTCACCCACGATAATCTCGGCCAGATGCAGATGTACGTCAACTATTACAATCGTGAGGTAAAACTAAAAGACGAGAATCCTACCATTGGAATGATACTCTGCAAGACAAAGAACGATGCTCTTGTCAGGCTCACCCTGCCTGAGGATGCAAACATCTACGCTTCCCAGTACCAGCTCTACCTCCCCTCAAAAGAAGAGTTGAAGCAGAAACTGATCGAATGGTCAGAAAGCGCTGGTGAACTACCTTAA
- a CDS encoding DUF2281 domain-containing protein codes for MSSSTGSVDEKIRLLPPDLREEAIHYIDELVKRSKRSSPTSFRCAAEGTLAELGKRYSSVEIQHKALEWREA; via the coding sequence ATGTCCTCCTCAACAGGCTCAGTCGATGAAAAAATCCGTCTGCTCCCTCCTGATTTACGTGAAGAAGCGATTCACTATATCGATGAACTGGTGAAGCGCTCAAAGAGATCATCTCCCACCTCATTCCGTTGTGCGGCCGAAGGTACGCTTGCTGAACTCGGCAAACGCTATTCCTCCGTTGAGATCCAGCACAAGGCACTGGAATGGCGGGAAGCCTGA
- a CDS encoding HIT family protein: MPVLRVPSRMRSSPVMNCAFGRWDRYPVSRGHLLVLPFRHTLDFFSMTPEERVALISLIDACKDVIEAELSPAGYNIGFNVGEAAGQTVMHCHCHVIPRYVGDVPDARGGVWGVVPGKRGYGP; the protein is encoded by the coding sequence ATGCCCGTTCTGCGAGTCCCGTCGCGGATGAGATCGTCGCCCGTAATGAACTGTGCTTTTGGCCGCTGGGATCGTTACCCGGTCAGCAGGGGGCACCTGCTCGTGCTTCCGTTCCGGCATACGCTGGATTTTTTCTCGATGACTCCGGAGGAGAGGGTGGCTTTGATCTCTTTGATTGATGCTTGTAAGGATGTGATTGAGGCGGAGCTCTCTCCTGCGGGATACAACATCGGGTTCAATGTCGGGGAGGCGGCCGGGCAGACGGTGATGCACTGTCATTGTCATGTGATTCCGCGGTATGTCGGGGATGTGCCGGATGCACGCGGGGGTGTGTGGGGGGTTGTGCCGGGGAAGAGGGGGTATGGACCCTGA
- a CDS encoding tetratricopeptide repeat protein, protein MNFRVVTVCVLLLLSVAGIVTAAESPAGLQSAGALYSKSVDLANGGKYMEALQAADQALALNESSLMPVIQANRAGILTVIGRYNDAIIAADAALASEGNLTTTHSIAWYNKGDALRHLGRINEAKAAFAQAQALDPTLIPPTDMTIITPVTTPAKSSLSPSLAAGALALVFLIGGLFSRLK, encoded by the coding sequence ATGAATTTTCGTGTGGTTACCGTATGTGTCCTTCTCCTGCTTTCCGTTGCGGGAATAGTGACTGCAGCAGAATCTCCCGCGGGGCTTCAATCCGCAGGTGCACTCTATTCAAAAAGTGTGGATCTTGCAAATGGTGGAAAATACATGGAAGCGTTACAAGCAGCAGATCAAGCGCTTGCACTCAATGAAAGTTCCTTAATGCCCGTTATACAGGCAAACCGTGCGGGAATACTCACCGTTATTGGACGGTACAATGATGCAATTATTGCTGCCGATGCCGCATTGGCATCTGAGGGCAACCTGACGACCACGCATTCCATTGCCTGGTACAACAAGGGTGACGCACTCCGGCATCTCGGCAGGATTAATGAGGCAAAGGCTGCATTTGCACAGGCACAGGCTTTAGACCCCACACTCATCCCCCCCACAGATATGACGATTATCACACCGGTTACTACACCTGCAAAATCATCTCTTTCGCCATCTCTTGCAGCGGGTGCACTTGCATTGGTTTTCCTTATAGGGGGCTTATTCTCCCGCCTCAAATAA
- a CDS encoding type II toxin-antitoxin system HicB family antitoxin, with protein MLVKFEIYSDNKYWCGRGIGVDIFTQGKTLDELMVNIREAVELHFEEELAKGESIRILSISETEVGTVARASGC; from the coding sequence ATGCTCGTCAAATTTGAAATTTATTCTGATAACAAATACTGGTGCGGCCGGGGCATCGGTGTCGATATTTTCACGCAAGGGAAAACTCTCGATGAACTGATGGTAAACATCCGTGAAGCAGTCGAGCTTCACTTTGAAGAAGAACTGGCTAAAGGGGAGAGTATCCGTATCCTCTCGATATCTGAAACCGAGGTAGGTACTGTTGCCCGGGCTTCCGGTTGTTAG
- a CDS encoding PDDEXK nuclease domain-containing protein: protein MDFQSTRPCPHSQGRRLTDEFGRGFSSTNLKNFRKFFLAFPDGCQEGDIPIARKGYTVCAELSWSHYRLLMRVENPAARGYYISEAISQNWSVRALERQIDSLYFERLLTSRDRDAVMTEAKELTQPLAKRPEEFIRDPYVLEFLQIPTSASYLERDLEQALIDKLQQFLLELGKGFSFVSRQYRISTETSEFYIDLVFYHFILKCFVLIDLKTGKLTHQDIGQMDMYVRLFEDRVKTDGDNPTIGIILCTEKDETVVRYSALNDNSQLFASRYKLYLPSEQELIEEIEREKEIMRRQQTNRSQRSVTSRSKSK, encoded by the coding sequence ATTGATTTTCAGAGCACCAGGCCCTGCCCACACAGCCAGGGGCGGAGACTTACCGATGAGTTTGGAAGAGGTTTTTCTTCAACGAATCTGAAGAACTTTCGTAAGTTCTTTTTAGCATTTCCTGATGGTTGTCAGGAGGGCGATATTCCGATTGCCCGAAAAGGGTACACAGTGTGTGCCGAATTGAGCTGGTCGCATTACCGTCTCCTGATGCGGGTGGAGAACCCCGCCGCCCGGGGATATTATATCAGCGAAGCAATAAGCCAGAACTGGAGCGTCCGGGCCCTTGAGCGGCAGATCGATTCCCTCTATTTTGAACGATTACTCACAAGCCGCGACCGGGATGCGGTTATGACTGAAGCAAAGGAATTGACACAGCCGCTTGCCAAACGCCCGGAAGAATTTATCAGGGACCCGTATGTGCTGGAGTTTCTGCAAATTCCAACTTCCGCTTCATACCTGGAGCGGGATCTTGAGCAGGCACTTATCGACAAGCTGCAGCAGTTCCTCCTGGAGCTGGGTAAAGGATTCTCATTTGTATCCCGCCAGTACAGGATCAGCACTGAAACATCGGAATTTTATATCGACCTTGTCTTCTACCACTTCATCCTCAAGTGTTTTGTTCTCATCGATCTCAAAACGGGAAAGCTGACACATCAGGATATCGGGCAGATGGATATGTATGTACGGTTGTTTGAAGACCGGGTAAAAACAGATGGAGACAACCCGACAATCGGCATTATTCTTTGCACGGAGAAAGATGAAACAGTGGTCCGGTATTCAGCGCTGAATGATAACAGCCAGCTCTTTGCATCGCGGTATAAACTCTACCTCCCCAGTGAACAGGAACTGATCGAAGAGATTGAACGTGAGAAGGAAATAATGCGGAGACAGCAGACGAATCGCTCCCAAAGATCCGTAACCTCGCGATCAAAATCGAAGTGA
- a CDS encoding AMP-binding protein — MVRYSVTMDDSLAERIDKSCEKRDISRSDWINEACTTQLTKSTGVSRIGATTLPSAGPVFGPEDHNMPDYDEMFRKFSIEVPEYFNFGFDVIDAWANKDRNKLAMLWVNQEGKEKTFTFWDLMRLSNQIVNILIKYGISKGDRVLIMLPRVPEWWTFTLGLIKRGAVYVPAPTMLTPKDLKYRINIADIKMVITMEEQADKIEEIAKDCPSLSCKVLIDGKRPGWISYPTELDYPAPVSAKIVNLPSMKKTKSTDPLVIFFTSGTTGEPKMVVHEQSYPLGHIVTARFWHDLRINDLHFTLSDTGWAKSAWGKFYGQWIEGSAIFVYDIRSRFNATEILPLIEKYGITTFCCPPTIYRMLILADLDKFDFSELRHCTSAGEPLNPEVIKAWKDATGMTILEGYGQTETVLCIGTFPGMTPKFGSMGKPSPGWHVELHDDNGKPVPLHEEGRIAIKTDPHPVGLFREYLNNPEENKKSFVNGYYYTGDKAYKDEDGYLWFIGRDDDVIKSSGYRIGPFEVESALIEHPSVQEAAVVGSPDDVRGLVVKAFVILKPGFQPSETLVREIQNHVKKVTAPYKYPRIIEFVDSLPKTISGKIRRKELREQELKKSSNDNGAPKKA; from the coding sequence ATGGTGCGGTATTCTGTCACTATGGACGATTCACTTGCAGAACGTATTGATAAATCGTGTGAGAAGCGTGATATTTCCCGGTCTGACTGGATAAACGAGGCATGCACCACACAACTTACCAAAAGTACAGGTGTTAGCAGGATTGGTGCAACAACACTCCCTTCTGCCGGTCCGGTTTTTGGACCTGAAGATCATAACATGCCAGATTATGATGAAATGTTCCGGAAATTTTCCATCGAAGTCCCTGAATACTTTAACTTCGGTTTTGATGTCATCGATGCATGGGCAAACAAAGACCGGAACAAACTTGCCATGCTCTGGGTGAACCAGGAAGGCAAAGAGAAGACGTTTACGTTCTGGGACCTTATGCGGCTCTCGAACCAGATTGTAAACATCCTTATCAAGTATGGCATCAGTAAGGGCGACCGTGTACTGATCATGCTGCCCCGGGTTCCTGAGTGGTGGACGTTTACCCTTGGCCTGATCAAGCGTGGTGCAGTATATGTTCCCGCCCCCACGATGCTCACCCCCAAGGACCTGAAATACCGGATCAATATTGCTGATATCAAGATGGTCATTACGATGGAAGAACAGGCGGATAAGATCGAAGAGATCGCAAAGGACTGCCCTTCCCTTTCGTGTAAAGTACTGATCGATGGCAAACGCCCGGGCTGGATCAGTTACCCCACCGAACTTGACTACCCGGCACCCGTATCGGCAAAAATCGTCAATCTCCCCAGTATGAAAAAGACAAAGAGCACCGACCCGCTCGTTATTTTCTTTACCTCCGGTACAACGGGCGAACCCAAAATGGTGGTACATGAGCAGAGTTACCCGCTGGGACATATCGTTACTGCACGTTTCTGGCATGACCTGCGCATCAACGATCTCCACTTCACCCTCTCGGACACGGGATGGGCAAAGAGCGCATGGGGAAAGTTCTACGGGCAGTGGATCGAAGGGTCGGCAATTTTTGTCTATGATATACGAAGCCGTTTCAATGCCACCGAGATACTCCCGCTCATAGAAAAATATGGCATCACCACGTTCTGCTGCCCGCCCACCATTTACCGGATGCTGATCTTGGCCGATCTCGACAAATTCGATTTCTCAGAACTCCGTCACTGCACCAGCGCAGGCGAACCTCTCAACCCGGAAGTGATCAAGGCCTGGAAGGATGCAACCGGTATGACTATTCTCGAAGGATACGGGCAGACCGAGACGGTGCTCTGCATCGGGACGTTCCCGGGCATGACCCCCAAATTCGGTTCCATGGGGAAACCCTCGCCCGGCTGGCACGTTGAACTCCATGATGACAACGGCAAACCTGTCCCCCTCCATGAAGAGGGCAGGATCGCGATAAAAACAGATCCTCACCCGGTCGGATTGTTCCGGGAATATCTCAACAATCCTGAAGAGAACAAAAAATCCTTTGTCAACGGGTATTACTACACCGGAGATAAGGCCTACAAGGATGAAGACGGATATCTCTGGTTTATCGGCAGGGATGATGACGTCATAAAATCATCCGGTTACCGTATCGGTCCCTTTGAAGTGGAGAGCGCACTGATTGAGCACCCTTCAGTTCAGGAAGCAGCGGTTGTCGGGTCTCCGGATGATGTCCGGGGTCTTGTTGTCAAGGCTTTTGTCATCCTCAAACCCGGGTTCCAGCCTTCCGAAACCCTGGTCAGGGAGATCCAGAATCATGTGAAGAAGGTCACCGCCCCGTACAAATATCCCCGGATAATTGAGTTTGTGGATTCCCTGCCAAAGACGATATCCGGAAAGATCCGGCGCAAAGAGCTCCGTGAGCAGGAACTGAAAAAATCTTCCAATGATAATGGTGCCCCTAAAAAGGCATAA
- a CDS encoding DEAD/DEAH box helicase: protein MKQIESLHPKVQECIRKRGFARLSDAQNQAIPLILHGNHLVLIAPTGTGKTESAMFPVFNGLLSLPAGGGFKALYITPLRALNRDILSRMQWWCGELGLTVGVRHGDTPMAERRKQALNPPDLLITTPETVQALFMGKRLRQHLKQIRYVIVDEVHELAGSKRGAQLAVALERLHVYAGEFQRIGLSATVGNPEEIARFLCGARPCSVVQVPVAKHLEISVKYVGDDFKHQTNVLSKALKREGSTLVFVNTRVTAEALGHALFEHGDVEVHHGSLSKEVRIDAEERFKKGEIRTLICTSSMELGIDIGRVDHVIQFGSPREVARLVQRVGRAGHQLNTISRGTIFATGFDDLLESLVIAKKAKGNEIEPVVLPRNAADVLANQIAAIAVEYGEIERSAILEILERTALYPRCEALLEDVCRQMEEHRLIRNDGGRIITTGRARRYLSNNLSMIHDERKVPVFDMVSRRTVGTLDESFVVGWVHTGAVFITKGQLWRVLEIADGKLTVEPAKKALGELPSWEGEQIPVPFNVAREVGEMRRTRKISDYSAGDEGIAFAEAFLSEMDKNRSLVPTDHLITLENTDDGVVCNVCAGHKANEVLGRVLSILISARYGTTVGLELDAYRMLLRLPSSIRAADVRDLLLALDPAHMSGILRLALKRTALFKWKLVQIAKKFGAIDSDADYEKISIHRLLDFFDNTVVQQEAYRELLTEYMDIDTASALVSLVKQEKIQVALGPHSLIGAGGLLSSRDQIPPPTADHAVIATLKRRLEQDDVILACMNCRDWKSRTIVSRVQDPPQCPKCGARLIAALKPFDEEQYVMIRKLKKNADERAIEQRLKKNANIVLSSGKKAVIALAARGVGPENASRILATQTDGDAFYREILKAERTFIQTHRYWS, encoded by the coding sequence ATGAAGCAGATTGAGTCGCTGCATCCAAAAGTGCAGGAATGCATCCGGAAACGCGGATTTGCCCGCCTCTCCGATGCACAGAACCAGGCAATCCCCCTGATCCTTCATGGGAACCATCTGGTCCTGATCGCTCCGACCGGAACCGGAAAGACCGAGAGCGCAATGTTTCCGGTCTTCAACGGCCTGCTCTCGCTCCCTGCCGGCGGGGGGTTCAAGGCGCTCTATATCACCCCTCTCCGTGCACTCAACCGCGATATCCTCTCCCGGATGCAATGGTGGTGCGGGGAACTTGGCCTGACGGTGGGCGTGCGGCATGGCGATACCCCGATGGCAGAACGCCGCAAACAGGCGCTCAACCCGCCAGATCTCCTGATTACCACCCCGGAAACCGTGCAGGCGCTCTTCATGGGAAAGCGCCTCCGTCAGCATCTTAAGCAGATACGGTACGTGATCGTCGACGAAGTCCATGAGCTGGCAGGGAGCAAACGGGGCGCACAGCTTGCTGTTGCGCTGGAACGGCTGCATGTGTATGCCGGGGAATTCCAGCGCATCGGCCTGTCAGCAACCGTGGGTAATCCCGAAGAGATCGCCCGGTTCCTCTGCGGGGCCCGCCCGTGTTCTGTGGTGCAGGTACCGGTGGCAAAACACCTTGAGATCTCGGTTAAGTACGTTGGAGACGATTTCAAACACCAGACAAACGTGCTCTCAAAAGCACTGAAACGCGAAGGTTCCACGCTGGTCTTTGTCAATACCCGGGTGACTGCTGAAGCGCTGGGGCACGCGCTCTTTGAGCACGGGGATGTTGAGGTTCATCACGGTTCGCTCTCAAAAGAGGTGAGGATCGATGCCGAAGAACGGTTCAAAAAAGGTGAGATCCGGACCCTTATCTGTACTTCTTCCATGGAACTGGGGATTGATATCGGCCGTGTCGATCACGTGATCCAGTTCGGTTCCCCCCGCGAAGTGGCCCGGCTGGTACAGCGGGTGGGGCGTGCCGGGCACCAGCTGAATACCATTTCGCGGGGAACCATTTTTGCAACCGGCTTTGACGACCTGCTCGAATCCCTTGTCATTGCAAAAAAGGCCAAAGGAAACGAGATCGAGCCGGTTGTACTCCCCCGGAATGCCGCAGACGTGCTCGCCAACCAGATTGCAGCAATTGCAGTTGAGTACGGTGAGATCGAGCGTTCAGCGATTCTGGAGATTCTTGAGCGTACCGCGCTCTATCCCCGGTGCGAGGCGCTATTGGAGGATGTATGCAGGCAGATGGAAGAACACCGCCTTATCCGCAATGACGGGGGGCGTATCATCACAACCGGACGGGCGCGACGGTACCTTTCCAACAACCTCTCGATGATACACGATGAACGGAAAGTGCCGGTCTTTGATATGGTATCGCGGAGGACCGTGGGCACACTCGATGAGTCATTCGTGGTTGGCTGGGTGCATACCGGGGCAGTCTTTATCACCAAGGGACAGCTCTGGCGCGTGCTGGAGATTGCTGACGGGAAACTGACCGTTGAACCGGCAAAGAAGGCGCTCGGGGAACTGCCCTCCTGGGAAGGAGAGCAGATCCCGGTGCCGTTCAATGTTGCCCGTGAAGTCGGCGAGATGCGCAGAACCCGGAAGATTTCCGATTATTCTGCCGGTGATGAGGGGATTGCCTTTGCCGAAGCGTTCCTTTCCGAGATGGATAAGAACCGGTCGCTGGTTCCCACGGATCACCTCATCACGCTTGAGAATACTGATGACGGGGTGGTCTGCAATGTCTGTGCCGGGCATAAGGCAAACGAAGTGCTCGGGCGTGTACTCTCTATCCTGATCTCCGCCCGCTACGGGACCACTGTCGGGCTCGAACTCGATGCCTACCGGATGCTCCTGCGCCTTCCCTCGTCCATCCGGGCTGCCGATGTGCGGGATCTGCTTCTCGCGCTCGACCCGGCACATATGTCCGGCATTCTCCGGCTCGCCCTGAAACGCACTGCGCTGTTCAAATGGAAACTGGTGCAGATCGCAAAGAAGTTCGGGGCAATCGATTCGGATGCGGATTACGAGAAGATCAGCATTCACCGCCTGCTCGATTTTTTTGATAATACCGTTGTCCAGCAGGAAGCGTACCGCGAGCTGCTGACGGAATACATGGATATTGATACGGCATCTGCCCTCGTCTCTCTTGTTAAGCAGGAAAAGATCCAGGTTGCGTTAGGCCCCCATTCACTCATTGGTGCCGGGGGACTGCTTTCCTCCCGGGATCAGATTCCCCCGCCGACTGCGGATCACGCGGTAATTGCCACGTTAAAGCGCAGGCTTGAGCAGGATGATGTCATCCTTGCCTGTATGAACTGCCGGGACTGGAAGAGCCGGACCATTGTATCCCGGGTACAGGATCCGCCCCAGTGCCCGAAATGCGGAGCACGCCTGATTGCTGCGCTCAAGCCCTTTGATGAGGAGCAGTATGTCATGATCCGGAAGTTAAAGAAGAACGCTGATGAGCGGGCGATCGAACAGCGGTTGAAAAAGAATGCCAATATCGTGCTTTCCAGCGGGAAGAAAGCGGTTATTGCACTTGCAGCACGGGGAGTAGGTCCGGAAAATGCGTCACGTATTCTTGCAACCCAGACGGATGGCGATGCGTTCTACCGTGAGATTCTCAAAGCAGAGCGTACATTTATCCAGACACACCGGTACTGGTCATGA
- a CDS encoding TATA-box-binding protein, whose amino-acid sequence MADKKYESLKIENIVASGVIADSIDLIEVSKKVRNCELNTKRFPGAVYRLENPKIASLIFSSGKVVLTGIRDKKALTQGLSLIIKSLKEAGVDTHEKPSVAITNIVCSYDIGKYINLNKVVITLNLENIEYEPEQFPGLVYRIKDPKIVALLFSSGKIILTGGKNLEDIKKGLDFLEQKLESIM is encoded by the coding sequence ATGGCTGATAAAAAGTACGAATCATTGAAGATTGAGAACATCGTAGCTTCGGGTGTAATTGCCGATTCTATTGATCTTATTGAGGTGTCAAAAAAGGTCAGGAACTGCGAACTCAATACCAAACGGTTCCCCGGGGCAGTATACAGGCTGGAGAATCCAAAAATTGCCTCCCTGATCTTTTCTTCAGGAAAGGTTGTCCTCACCGGTATCCGTGATAAAAAGGCACTTACCCAGGGTCTCAGTCTGATCATCAAGTCATTAAAAGAAGCAGGTGTTGATACTCACGAGAAACCCAGCGTTGCAATCACCAACATTGTCTGTTCGTATGATATCGGCAAGTACATCAATCTCAACAAGGTAGTCATCACACTCAATCTCGAAAATATCGAATACGAACCCGAGCAGTTCCCCGGACTCGTCTACCGGATCAAGGACCCCAAGATTGTTGCCCTGCTCTTCTCTTCAGGAAAGATCATCCTCACCGGGGGAAAGAATCTTGAAGATATCAAGAAAGGTCTTGACTTCCTCGAGCAGAAACTCGAAAGTATCATGTAA
- a CDS encoding metallophosphoesterase — protein sequence MKMEFIGEGPALVIEGEQRMLVVADLHFGIEADLAAHGLHFKSRSERRLERLHSVIDSTKPDALVLLGDVKHSIPTPTWQEHYELPKILDSLRARIPLHVFPGNHDIGIERFLHKGEIQPKDGAILDGVGYLHGHMIPSPVLDGHLIVIGHHHPLLSLRDEVGCALQTPAYLRAGIDAKKDPGGRTPSDNSTPSRVLFVPSFNEIAGYDILQIIKKPFSPLSRMMQKENTEIILADGTYIGPLRALIPDEAD from the coding sequence ATGAAGATGGAATTTATCGGTGAGGGGCCGGCACTTGTCATCGAAGGTGAACAGCGCATGCTGGTTGTTGCCGACCTGCATTTCGGCATAGAGGCGGATCTGGCTGCACACGGCCTGCATTTTAAGAGCCGGAGTGAACGCAGGCTTGAACGCCTTCACTCGGTTATCGATTCGACAAAACCGGATGCTCTGGTGCTGCTGGGCGATGTGAAGCACAGTATCCCCACCCCCACGTGGCAGGAGCATTACGAGCTGCCAAAAATCCTCGATTCCTTACGGGCCAGGATACCGCTCCATGTGTTTCCGGGTAATCATGATATCGGCATCGAACGGTTCCTGCACAAAGGGGAGATCCAGCCAAAAGACGGGGCGATCCTGGATGGTGTCGGGTACCTTCACGGGCACATGATTCCTTCGCCTGTACTGGACGGTCACCTTATCGTCATCGGTCATCACCACCCCCTGCTCTCACTCAGGGACGAGGTTGGCTGTGCATTGCAGACCCCTGCATACCTGCGGGCAGGAATTGATGCAAAAAAAGATCCTGGTGGCAGAACCCCGTCCGATAATAGTACTCCTTCCCGTGTATTGTTTGTGCCCTCGTTCAATGAGATTGCCGGGTACGACATCCTCCAGATCATAAAAAAACCCTTTTCACCCCTTTCGCGAATGATGCAAAAAGAGAATACCGAGATCATCCTTGCCGATGGGACATACATCGGCCCGCTGCGTGCATTGATTCCCGATGAAGCAGATTGA
- a CDS encoding PIN domain-containing protein, translating to MKVKPSLQFSTGVHGTGNLSGVPLVTYEVAKIVDHDRKRYVSTFATKTTTNILVDMAIKERATVLMNLGVKALDALHIASAERAGATVLVTTDDALKNIMSHHSDIISIRIVNPAEWYEEVTGNESEDTA from the coding sequence ATGAAAGTGAAGCCGTCATTGCAATTCTCAACCGGTGTTCACGGGACTGGGAACTTATCTGGAGTTCCGTTAGTCACGTATGAAGTTGCCAAAATTGTTGATCACGATAGAAAACGGTACGTCAGCACCTTCGCCACAAAGACAACCACAAACATTCTCGTAGACATGGCAATAAAGGAACGTGCAACCGTGCTCATGAACCTGGGAGTAAAAGCCCTTGACGCGTTGCATATTGCCAGTGCGGAACGGGCGGGTGCAACGGTTCTGGTCACGACTGATGACGCATTGAAAAACATTATGAGTCACCACAGCGATATAATTTCCATACGAATCGTAAATCCTGCTGAATGGTATGAGGAGGTGACCGGGAATGAAAGTGAAGACACTGCATGA